Proteins found in one Paludisphaera rhizosphaerae genomic segment:
- a CDS encoding type II toxin-antitoxin system VapC family toxin: MAGYFLDSSALVKRYVQEAGTAWIRGVTRRGTAHQIYVSRITAVEVTAAVARRRKGGSIPSRQASSVLSRFRKHLAGRYTILEVTPSILAEAMKLANTQSLRAYDAVQLTTAIELNNRWVGVGLGGIVLVSADRELNAAASAKGLAVEDPTAYP, translated from the coding sequence ATGGCGGGATATTTCCTCGACTCGAGCGCTCTGGTGAAACGGTATGTCCAGGAGGCAGGAACCGCCTGGATTCGAGGCGTGACGCGCCGTGGCACGGCCCACCAGATCTATGTGTCCCGAATCACCGCCGTCGAAGTGACAGCAGCCGTGGCCCGGCGTCGCAAAGGCGGCTCGATTCCTTCCCGGCAAGCCTCGTCGGTGCTTTCACGCTTCCGTAAGCACCTGGCAGGCCGTTACACCATCCTGGAAGTCACACCGTCCATCCTTGCCGAAGCCATGAAGCTGGCGAACACACAATCACTGCGGGCGTATGACGCGGTGCAGTTGACGACGGCGATCGAATTGAACAACCGATGGGTTGGGGTCGGCCTTGGCGGCATCGTCCTCGTTTCGGCCGACCGTGAGTTGAACGCGGCTGCCTCGGCCAAGGGGCTGGCGGTGGAGGATCCAACTGCGTATCCGTAA